In Mycolicibacterium alvei, a single window of DNA contains:
- the manA gene encoding mannose-6-phosphate isomerase, class I yields MHLLRGAVRTYAWGSRTAIADFTGRPSPTIHPEAELWLGAHPGDPAWLQTEDGEESLLEAVKDDPEGQLGSVAIGRFGDALPFLVKVLAAEEPLSLQAHPSAAQAREGFDREDRLDIPVNSPIRNYRDRSHKPELLVALGQFDALAGFRPVDRTVELMRALAVSDLDPFINLLSDQSDADGLRALFTTWITAPQPDLDVLVPAVLDGAVHYIRSGAKKFAAEVKTVLELGERYPGDAGVLASLLLNRISLRPGEGIYLPAGNLHAYLHGVGVEVMANSDNVLRGGLTPKHVDVPELLRVLDFTPTPEDRLRSDTVTDGLETIYQTPAQEFAVSVLTVDGERIGDEIDVHSRHGGPQLLLCNEGAAVVYADDDKLTLERGMAAWVAAEDGPIRLTAAEPTKLFRVTIGI; encoded by the coding sequence GTGCATCTGCTAAGGGGAGCGGTGCGGACCTATGCCTGGGGTTCGCGTACCGCAATCGCCGATTTCACCGGAAGGCCCAGTCCGACAATCCATCCGGAGGCTGAGCTATGGCTCGGTGCGCACCCGGGTGACCCGGCCTGGCTGCAGACCGAAGATGGTGAAGAGTCGCTGCTGGAGGCGGTCAAGGACGACCCCGAGGGACAATTGGGGAGCGTGGCGATCGGCAGATTCGGCGATGCGCTGCCTTTCCTCGTCAAGGTTCTGGCCGCCGAGGAACCGTTGTCGTTGCAGGCCCATCCCAGTGCCGCGCAGGCGAGGGAGGGATTCGACCGTGAGGACCGACTCGACATCCCGGTGAACTCACCGATCCGCAATTACCGTGACCGCAGCCACAAGCCCGAATTGCTGGTTGCGCTGGGACAGTTCGATGCGTTGGCGGGATTTCGCCCGGTGGACCGCACGGTCGAGTTGATGCGGGCGCTGGCGGTCTCGGATCTCGACCCGTTCATCAACCTGCTGTCGGATCAATCCGATGCCGACGGGTTGCGGGCCCTGTTCACCACCTGGATCACCGCGCCCCAGCCCGATCTCGACGTGCTGGTGCCGGCTGTACTCGACGGCGCGGTCCACTACATCCGTTCCGGGGCAAAGAAATTCGCCGCCGAGGTCAAGACGGTGCTGGAACTCGGCGAGCGATACCCCGGGGATGCCGGCGTGTTGGCTTCCCTGTTGCTCAACCGCATCAGCCTGCGGCCGGGGGAGGGCATCTACCTTCCCGCCGGAAATCTGCACGCATATCTGCACGGCGTCGGCGTCGAGGTGATGGCCAACTCGGACAATGTGCTGCGCGGTGGGCTGACTCCCAAGCACGTGGACGTGCCGGAACTGCTGCGGGTGCTGGACTTCACCCCGACTCCCGAAGACCGGTTGCGGTCGGACACCGTCACGGACGGCCTGGAAACCATCTATCAGACGCCCGCGCAGGAATTCGCGGTGTCGGTGCTGACGGTCGACGGCGAACGCATCGGCGACGAGATCGACGTGCACTCCCGCCACGGCGGTCCGCAGCTGCTGCTGTGCAATGAAGGCGCCGCGGTGGTCTATGCCGATGACGACAAGCTGACCCTGGAGCGCGGAATGGCGGCCTGGGTGGCGGCCGAGGACGGTCCGATCCGGCTGACCGCCGCGGAGCCGACGAAACTGTTCCGTGTCACCATCGGGATCTAG